One Serpentinicella alkaliphila DNA segment encodes these proteins:
- a CDS encoding 2-oxoacid:acceptor oxidoreductase family protein, with protein sequence MATEKVIIAGFGGQGVMSMGQLLSYAGMVENKNVSWLPSYGPEMRGGTANCNVIVSDSQVGSPIITGDATTAIVMNLPSLLKFEKSIIPGGMILINESLIENKASREDITAYYIPANEIANELGNSKVANMVMLGSFIEITKIVSIDTVIDALKKVYEGKEELVPLNVKALEKGAESVKK encoded by the coding sequence ATGGCAACAGAAAAGGTTATAATAGCTGGCTTTGGTGGTCAAGGGGTTATGTCAATGGGGCAGTTATTATCTTATGCTGGAATGGTAGAGAACAAAAATGTATCTTGGCTACCTTCCTATGGTCCAGAGATGAGAGGTGGAACAGCTAACTGTAATGTGATAGTTTCTGATAGTCAGGTTGGTTCACCAATTATTACAGGAGATGCCACTACTGCTATAGTAATGAACCTCCCATCCTTATTGAAGTTTGAAAAAAGTATTATACCTGGTGGAATGATTCTAATCAATGAGTCGTTAATTGAAAATAAGGCTTCTAGAGAGGACATTACTGCTTACTATATACCAGCAAATGAAATAGCAAATGAACTTGGGAATAGTAAGGTTGCAAATATGGTAATGTTAGGTTCTTTTATTGAAATAACAAAGATTGTTTCAATTGATACAGTAATAGATGCGCTTAAAAAGGTTTACGAGGGAAAAGAAGAATTAGTACCCCTTAATGTGAAGGCTTTAGAAAAGGGAGCAGAATCTGTAAAAAAATAG